Proteins from a genomic interval of Polyodon spathula isolate WHYD16114869_AA chromosome 1, ASM1765450v1, whole genome shotgun sequence:
- the LOC121316288 gene encoding protein Shroom3-like isoform X8, whose protein sequence is MENSLCSSSSQAQKGAFIYVEAFLQGGAPWGFTLKGGVEQGEPLIISKVEEGGKADLLKHRLQAGDEVVNINEVELSGSRQEAISLVKGSYKTLKLIIRRDGCSVEGPPEPGASLSPPFSHTDPHHSRAAWSGEVRLRLKNRQGEPASRPHSWHSVKLGENQQDPSMMQISQGTISTPWHQTYPSSSSTSNLSGYDHGYLRKSPDQYSSRGSMESLDNGNPAFSCHQLSPAKSTNSIDQLSHLHSKRDSAYSSFSTSSSIPEYPAPSFSKERSCSMENMHSQRGPEGMKQADIRYVRTVYDPQRGISEEREVSSSLLVRNSEGKIQADPRGGRAYANNNSSSSNHGVNRNSIGPVWGHPHNMNEGDSTKGPPAPPMRRDSYVAIRNHERPNSWSSLEQSRSARTSQKGGWPHYGSSISSGKSSFSAEGHLHTVVEKSPESSPTIKPKQSFTQAPQPGKPMLPTGVYPVPQPEPHYAQVPSSCPSANTMLYPALAKESAYGTQTDRNTSVTGGGVIAENGYQNNTTMPSAFYQTKPVQQTDSKYDVSQAKCGLYKSHFTAAEDLYTGSQAQNQEDRSYSYTTPPNAREGTSDMYSTPQQPPVQHRGERQEYLQCTEDQANLDKHQWKKGEEESTGIQSGSNQVWKNNQENVSLSQAGFEEPQQSWETYSEIQLQESYREFKETASEHWSDLKGHHSVSSVWQQAQPQHKYEDPSHQKQLPLSPDCTRSQYSTNSTQSSQNGKNEAAKQRCSVLEKVSKIEQLAQENQRIQSMGSSGYNPSFVYRRLSQSSSGRSSYTSIDDIRSRLNFPEGPSTIRQHASPQNYVREVKSTSGSEELRQQQQQTVSAHQRRKSEYYSLHIQNEPQSMMTQLHRSKSTLQLSSEDECKENKWRDDFSAPHHDKTFNRAYRNSIKDAQSKVLRATSFRRKDLEISPSQLNKHRSVDRTTSNQTVSSTPRTSVVSPHAPKERHIITPEEDSSSLAPELPSVPPVAHQIPRIGGRKRLTAEQKKRSYSEPEKMNEVGVSDSDSLPFPTQRKSIHQLLFPEASVADRRRIFEREGRTHSTSTAASLSRPELKQLQQSALADYIKRKMGRRPSGREHPQSSYLQSINSDSSQSLSSASSLSSLQDQSYYRLQPTNKQPETGRVSSTLPPGLLGCSDLVGNQSRHSSCSSSVSSHHNGKWQQGYYSSEMELSTAVSTPQDPSRHPRLSHYTHQTQKQPFKRGSPASNSGKCASAEDLLERSENQTVAIHVRCRSSPSAEKLSQDFAMGVNKLFGGSVKDPLSSAGSGNRRPENEDREIIQRLVSSSHPATSYGVEHNPQLLSSTSVWKERHRQTDSQRPSSTSSLASPAPVTVQTPHHSSRSESVERTKPPIPLGHIHSQALTKMQGTAPNPGTGLISSSNDSTTNTVQASLRRQSSPENNASEEILEDQQRKARRPQRPPPPKIKWVNSFSEEDSLSFPRDELQRPIDATDQYSSSSETETLTASPSPSTQQRDTLWSLRISRLLSSSSSYSLQDDDEVFISDPVPPPPPPLELHAVLDNTDDFPPPPVLLAFTHDQACDVFHSVPEPQPTKSRKSFSENVASQARSSSAGEERRLSSTHILPESSFSSSTPNQGLASSTHKGSPIALENDGSLSVDEPWEREEALGCSEGHLEALEADHPCLKEQEKSAEDIKSEELAKEIITKDTSLACILDPSSKLKTTMDLMEGIFPKANIVLKQNQLQRNKKRLTSRASSQEDKREDKEGAATLLTCSTHYSTSSPKAELLNKMKTLETDLDEEEAQSDVNEKKLELVNSITHKLEALHSAKESLLADVKQNNSLGEEVEALIKGLCKPNEFDKYKMFIGDLDKIVNLLLSLSGRLARVENALSNLDEEASLDERVRSP, encoded by the exons CTCCTCCACCAGCAACCTCTCTGGCTATGACCATGGGTACTTAAGGAAGAGTCCGGACCAGTACAGCTCTCGGGGGAGCATGGAGAGCCTTGACAATGGCAACCCCGCTTTCAGCTGCCACCAGCTCTCCCCGGCGAAGTCCACCAACAGCATTGACCAACTCTCCCACCTCCACAGCAAGAGAGACTCTGCCTACAGCTCCTTCTCGACCAGCTCCAGCATTCCAGAGTACCCAGCCCCATCCTTCTCCAAAGAGCGCTCCTGCTCCATGGAGAACATGCACTCCCAGAGGGGACCTGAAGGCATGAAGCAGGCCGATATCAGGTATGTCAGGACGGTCTATGACCCCCAGCGGGGCATCTCTGAGGAACGCGAGGTCAGCTCTTCCTTGCTGGTGCGCAACAGTGAGGGTAAGATCCAGGCTGACCCCAGGGGAGGCCGTGCATATGCCaataacaacagcagcagcagcaaccatGGAGTCAACAGGAACAGCATTGGTCCCGTTTGGGGGCACCCCCACAACATGAACGAAGGTGACAGCACAAAGGGGCCCCCGGCGCCACCCATGCGCAGAGACAGCTACGTTGCCATCAGGAACCATGAGAGACCAAACTCCTGGTCCAGTCTGGAGCAGTCCAGGTCTGCCCGGACCTCACAGAAGGGAGGGTGGCCCCACTATGGCAGCTCCATCTCTTCAGGGAAGTCCTCATTTTCTGCAGAAGGCCATTTGCACACTGTGGTGGAGAAGAGCCCTGAAAGCAGCCCCACCATCAAACCCAAACAAAGCTTCACTCAGGCACCTCAGCCGGGGAAACCAATGCTCCCCACAGGGGTCTACCCAGTGCCGCAGCCAGAGCCCCACTATGCACAGGTCCCATCCAGCTGTCCCAGTGCTAACACCATGCTTTACCCAGCACTAGCGAAAGAGAGTGCTTATGGCACCCAGACAGACCGAAACACCAGTGTGACAGGGGGAGGAGTAATAGCAGAGAATGGATACCAAAACAACACCACAATGCCATCTGCTTTTTATCAGACAAAGCCCGTGCAgcagacagacagcaagtatGATGTTTCACAAGCCAAATGTGGACTTTATAAGTCTCACTTTACAGCTGCTGAAGACTTGTACACGGGCTCCCAAGCACAAAACCAAGAGGACAGGAGCTACAGTTACACCACACCCCCAAATGCCAGAGAGGGCACTAGTGACATGTACAGCACTCCTCAGCAACCCCCAGTTCAACATAGAGGGGAAAGGCAGGAATATCTACAGTGCACAGAAGATCAGGCAAATTTAGACAAGCATCAATGGAAaaagggggaagaggaaagcacaggTATACAGTCGGGTAGTAATCAGGTATGGAAAAATAACCAGGAGAATGTTTCTTTATCTCAAGCAGGCTTTGAAGAACCACAGCAATCCTGGGAAACCTACAGCGAAATCCAACTTCAGGAGTCATACAGAGAGTTTAAAGAGACTGCCTCTGAGCATTGGAGCGACCTCAAAGGACACCACAGCGTGTCATCTGTGTGGCAGCAGGCACAGCCACAACACAAGTATGAGGACCCTTCCCATCAAAAACAGCTTCCCTTGAGCCCAGACTGCACCAGAAGCCAGTACAGCACCAATAGCACCCAAAGCTCTCAGAATGGGAAGAACGAAGCAGCCAAACAGCGCTGCTCAGTGCTAGAGAAGGTCAGCAAGATAGAGCAGCTCGCACAGGAGAATCAGCGAATACAGAGCATGGGCAGCAGCGGCTACAACCCCAGCTTCGTCTACAGACGGCTAAGCCAGTCTTCAAGTGGGAGGAGCTCATACACCAGCATTGATGACATTCGCAGCAGGTTGAACTTCCCAGAGGGGCCAAGCACAATTAGGCAGCATGCTTCCCCACAGAATTACGTTAGGGAAGTGAAGAGCACAAGTGGATCAGAAGAGCtgaggcagcagcagcaacagacaGTGTCAGCCCATCAGCGAAGGAAGAGCGAGTACTATTCCCTGCATATTCAGAATGAGCCACAGAGTATGATGACCCAGCTACACAGGAGCAAGAGCACTTTGCAGCTGAGCAGTGAGGATGAATGCAAGGAGAACAAGTGGAGGGATGACTTTTCAGCCCCCCACCACGACAAGACATTCAACAGGGCCTACAGGAACAGCATCAAAGACGCCCAGTCCAAGGTTCTCAGAGCAACCTCCTTCAGACGCAAAGACTTGGAAATCAGCCCGTCCCAGCTAAACAAGCACAGGTCTGTGGACAGAACTACCTCCAATCAGACTGTGAGCAGCACTCCCAGGACTAGTGTGGTGTCACCTCACGCCCCCAAGGAAAGGCACATCATCACTCCTGAGGAGGACAGCAGCAGTCTAGCACCAGAACTCCCCAGCGTCCCCCCAGTAGCGCACCAGATTCCTCGCATCGGGGGACGTAAACGACTCACAGCAGAGCAGAAAAAAAGATCTTATTCAGAGCCTGAGAAGATGAACGAGGTAGGGGTGTCGGACAGTGACTCCTTGCCTTTCCCCACACAAAGGAAGAGCATCCATCAGTTGCTTTTCCCAGAGGCGAGCGTGGCAGACCGCAGGAGAATCTTTGAGAGAGAAGGCAGAACACACTCCACCTCTACTGCAGCCAGCCTGTCCCGGCCTGAGCTAAAGCAGCTGCAGCAGAGCGCGCTGGCCGACTACATCAAGCGCAAGATGGGACGACGACCATCTGGCAGGGAGCACCCCCAGAGCTCCTACCTTCAATCTATAAACTCCGACTCCTCCCAAAGCCTGTCATCAGCCTCCAGCTTGAGCTCTCTGCAGGACCAGAGCTATTACCGACTGCAGCCCACCAACAAGCAACCAGAAACAGGTAGAGTCTCTTCCACCTTGCCCCCTGGCCTCCTGGGCTGTTCTGACTTGGTTGGGAACCAGTCGAGACACTCTTCTTGCAGTAGCTCTGTGTCCAGTCACCACAATGGCAAGTGGCAGCAGGGATACTACAGCTCAGAAATGGAGCTGAGCACAGCAGTCTCCACACCGCAGGACCCCAGCAGACACCCTAGACTGTCCCACTACACACACCAGACACAGAAGCAGCCTTTCAAGAGGGGGTCCCCGGCTAGCAATTCAGGGAAGTGTGCCTCTGCCGAAGACCTACTGGAGCGCTCAGAGAACCAGACTGTTGCCATCCACGTACGTTGCAGATCATCTCCTTCAGCTGAGAAGCTAAGTCAG GACTTTGCCATGGGAGTAAACAAGCTGTTTGGTGGCTCAGTGAAAGATCCGCTTTCTTCAGCTGGCAGTGGAAACAG acgTCCAGAGAACGAAGACAGAGAAATTATCCAAAGGTTAGTTTCATCATCTCACCCTGCCACCAGCTATGGGGTCGAGCACAACCCCCAGCTTCTGAGCAGCACGTCTGTGTGGAAGGAGAGACACAGGCAAACAGACTCCCAGAGACCCAGTAGCACTTCAAGCCTGGCATCGCCAGCCCCTGTCACTGTGCAGACTCCTCACCACAGTTCAAGGTCAGAATCAGTAGAGCGCACAAAGCCACCAATCCCCCTGGGTCACATCCACAGCCAAGCTCTAACTAAAATGCAGGGCACAGCGCCAAACCCAGGTACTGGGCTAATCAGCAGCAGCAACGACAGCACAACAAACACAGTCCAGGCCAGCTTGAGGAGACAGAGCTCCCCTGAGAACAATGCTTCAGAAGAAATCCTGGAAGACCAGCAGAGGAAAGCCAGGCGCCCTCAGAGACCTCCACCTCCCAAGATAAAGTGGGTGAACTCATTCAGCGAAGAAGACAGTCTATCCTTCCCCAGAGACGAGCTCCAAAGACCCATCGATGCCACAGACCAGTACAGCTCTTCCTCTGAGACAGAGACCCTGACTGCAAGCCCCAGTCCCTCCACCCAGCAGCGAGACACTCTCTGGTCCCTGCGGATTTCACGGCTCCTGTCCTCATCCTCCTCCTACTCCCTTCAGGACGATGATGAGGTGTTCATTTCAGACCCCgtgccacctccaccacctccactggaGCTCCATGCGGTGCTGGACAATACAGATGACTTCCCTCCCCCACCTGTACTGCTAGCATTCACCCATGATCAAGCATGTGATGTTTTCCACTCTGTTCCTGAACCACAGCCTACAAAAAG CAGGAAAAGCTTTTCTGAAAACGTGGCAAGCCAGGCCAGGTCGTCATCTGCGGGGGAAGAGAGAAGATTGTCCTCGACACATATCCTACCTGAAAGCTCATTCTCGTCCAGCACACCAAACCAGGGCCTTGCCTCGTCAACACACAAAGGATCGCCCATAGCGCTGGAGAACGATGGAAGTCTGAGTGTGGACGAGCCCTGGGAAAGGGAGGAGGCTCTGGGCTGTTCTGAAGGTCACCTTGAGGCTCTGGAGGCAGACCACCCCTGCCTGAAGGAGCAAGAGAAGTCTGCAGAGGACATTAAGTCTGAGGAACTGGCCAAGGAGATCATCACCAAGGACACGTCTCTAGCTTGCATCCTGGATCCCAGCTCCAAACTGAAGACCACCATGGACCTGATGGAGGGGATCTTCCCCAAAGCCAACATCGTGCTGAAGCAGAACCAACTGCAGAGGAACAAGAAGAGACTGACTAGCAGAGCCTCTTCACAGGAGGACAA gagAGAAGACAAGGAAGGAGCTGCAACCTTACTGACCTGCTCAACGCACTACAGCACATCCAGCCCCAAAGCAGAGCTACTGAATAAAATGAAGACCCTGGAGACAGACCTGGATGAGGAGGAGGCACAGAGTGATGTTAATGAGAAGAAG TTGGAGCTGGTGAACAGCATCACCCACAAGCTGGAGGCGCTGCACAGTGCGAAGGAGAGCCTGCTGGCTGACGTGAAGCAGAACAACTCCCTAGGAGAGGAGGTGGAGGCCCTCATCAAGGGGCTGTGCAAACCCAACGAGTTTGACAAGTACAAGATGTTCATCGGGGACCTGGACAAGATCGTCAACCTGCTGCTGTCCCTGTCGGGGCGCCTGGCACGAGTGGAAAACGCCCTGAGCAATTTGGACGAGGAGGCCAGCCTTGACGAGCGGGTACGCAGCCCCTGA
- the LOC121316288 gene encoding protein Shroom3-like isoform X6 → MELLGAFYHNKLKRRKKRDFIQGALCKSPSEKNVNRIATGFITKMLGFAARQGEPASRPHSWHSVKLGENQQDPSMMQISQGTISTPWHQTYPSSSSTSNLSGYDHGYLRKSPDQYSSRGSMESLDNGNPAFSCHQLSPAKSTNSIDQLSHLHSKRDSAYSSFSTSSSIPEYPAPSFSKERSCSMENMHSQRGPEGMKQADIRYVRTVYDPQRGISEEREVSSSLLVRNSEGKIQADPRGGRAYANNNSSSSNHGVNRNSIGPVWGHPHNMNEGDSTKGPPAPPMRRDSYVAIRNHERPNSWSSLEQSRSARTSQKGGWPHYGSSISSGKSSFSAEGHLHTVVEKSPESSPTIKPKQSFTQAPQPGKPMLPTGVYPVPQPEPHYAQVPSSCPSANTMLYPALAKESAYGTQTDRNTSVTGGGVIAENGYQNNTTMPSAFYQTKPVQQTDSKYDVSQAKCGLYKSHFTAAEDLYTGSQAQNQEDRSYSYTTPPNAREGTSDMYSTPQQPPVQHRGERQEYLQCTEDQANLDKHQWKKGEEESTGIQSGSNQVWKNNQENVSLSQAGFEEPQQSWETYSEIQLQESYREFKETASEHWSDLKGHHSVSSVWQQAQPQHKYEDPSHQKQLPLSPDCTRSQYSTNSTQSSQNGKNEAAKQRCSVLEKVSKIEQLAQENQRIQSMGSSGYNPSFVYRRLSQSSSGRSSYTSIDDIRSRLNFPEGPSTIRQHASPQNYVREVKSTSGSEELRQQQQQTVSAHQRRKSEYYSLHIQNEPQSMMTQLHRSKSTLQLSSEDECKENKWRDDFSAPHHDKTFNRAYRNSIKDAQSKVLRATSFRRKDLEISPSQLNKHRSVDRTTSNQTVSSTPRTSVVSPHAPKERHIITPEEDSSSLAPELPSVPPVAHQIPRIGGRKRLTAEQKKRSYSEPEKMNEVGVSDSDSLPFPTQRKSIHQLLFPEASVADRRRIFEREGRTHSTSTAASLSRPELKQLQQSALADYIKRKMGRRPSGREHPQSSYLQSINSDSSQSLSSASSLSSLQDQSYYRLQPTNKQPETGRVSSTLPPGLLGCSDLVGNQSRHSSCSSSVSSHHNGKWQQGYYSSEMELSTAVSTPQDPSRHPRLSHYTHQTQKQPFKRGSPASNSGKCASAEDLLERSENQTVAIHVRCRSSPSAEKLSQDFAMGVNKLFGGSVKDPLSSAGSGNRRPENEDREIIQRLVSSSHPATSYGVEHNPQLLSSTSVWKERHRQTDSQRPSSTSSLASPAPVTVQTPHHSSRSESVERTKPPIPLGHIHSQALTKMQGTAPNPGTGLISSSNDSTTNTVQASLRRQSSPENNASEEILEDQQRKARRPQRPPPPKIKWVNSFSEEDSLSFPRDELQRPIDATDQYSSSSETETLTASPSPSTQQRDTLWSLRISRLLSSSSSYSLQDDDEVFISDPVPPPPPPLELHAVLDNTDDFPPPPVLLAFTHDQACDVFHSVPEPQPTKSRKSFSENVASQARSSSAGEERRLSSTHILPESSFSSSTPNQGLASSTHKGSPIALENDGSLSVDEPWEREEALGCSEGHLEALEADHPCLKEQEKSAEDIKSEELAKEIITKDTSLACILDPSSKLKTTMDLMEGIFPKANIVLKQNQLQRNKKRLTSRASSQEDKREDKEGAATLLTCSTHYSTSSPKAELLNKMKTLETDLDEEEAQSDVNEKKLELVNSITHKLEALHSAKESLLADVKQNNSLGEEVEALIKGLCKPNEFDKYKMFIGDLDKIVNLLLSLSGRLARVENALSNLDEEASLDERTSLKEKQKLLWGQHEDARELKENLDRRERTVLEILGHYLSSEQLQDYQHFAKMKSALIIEQRKLDDKVKLGEEQLECLMASLPPGLVPKVGTPTASSPACSRRTSSTSLPPPLITSL, encoded by the exons CTCCTCCACCAGCAACCTCTCTGGCTATGACCATGGGTACTTAAGGAAGAGTCCGGACCAGTACAGCTCTCGGGGGAGCATGGAGAGCCTTGACAATGGCAACCCCGCTTTCAGCTGCCACCAGCTCTCCCCGGCGAAGTCCACCAACAGCATTGACCAACTCTCCCACCTCCACAGCAAGAGAGACTCTGCCTACAGCTCCTTCTCGACCAGCTCCAGCATTCCAGAGTACCCAGCCCCATCCTTCTCCAAAGAGCGCTCCTGCTCCATGGAGAACATGCACTCCCAGAGGGGACCTGAAGGCATGAAGCAGGCCGATATCAGGTATGTCAGGACGGTCTATGACCCCCAGCGGGGCATCTCTGAGGAACGCGAGGTCAGCTCTTCCTTGCTGGTGCGCAACAGTGAGGGTAAGATCCAGGCTGACCCCAGGGGAGGCCGTGCATATGCCaataacaacagcagcagcagcaaccatGGAGTCAACAGGAACAGCATTGGTCCCGTTTGGGGGCACCCCCACAACATGAACGAAGGTGACAGCACAAAGGGGCCCCCGGCGCCACCCATGCGCAGAGACAGCTACGTTGCCATCAGGAACCATGAGAGACCAAACTCCTGGTCCAGTCTGGAGCAGTCCAGGTCTGCCCGGACCTCACAGAAGGGAGGGTGGCCCCACTATGGCAGCTCCATCTCTTCAGGGAAGTCCTCATTTTCTGCAGAAGGCCATTTGCACACTGTGGTGGAGAAGAGCCCTGAAAGCAGCCCCACCATCAAACCCAAACAAAGCTTCACTCAGGCACCTCAGCCGGGGAAACCAATGCTCCCCACAGGGGTCTACCCAGTGCCGCAGCCAGAGCCCCACTATGCACAGGTCCCATCCAGCTGTCCCAGTGCTAACACCATGCTTTACCCAGCACTAGCGAAAGAGAGTGCTTATGGCACCCAGACAGACCGAAACACCAGTGTGACAGGGGGAGGAGTAATAGCAGAGAATGGATACCAAAACAACACCACAATGCCATCTGCTTTTTATCAGACAAAGCCCGTGCAgcagacagacagcaagtatGATGTTTCACAAGCCAAATGTGGACTTTATAAGTCTCACTTTACAGCTGCTGAAGACTTGTACACGGGCTCCCAAGCACAAAACCAAGAGGACAGGAGCTACAGTTACACCACACCCCCAAATGCCAGAGAGGGCACTAGTGACATGTACAGCACTCCTCAGCAACCCCCAGTTCAACATAGAGGGGAAAGGCAGGAATATCTACAGTGCACAGAAGATCAGGCAAATTTAGACAAGCATCAATGGAAaaagggggaagaggaaagcacaggTATACAGTCGGGTAGTAATCAGGTATGGAAAAATAACCAGGAGAATGTTTCTTTATCTCAAGCAGGCTTTGAAGAACCACAGCAATCCTGGGAAACCTACAGCGAAATCCAACTTCAGGAGTCATACAGAGAGTTTAAAGAGACTGCCTCTGAGCATTGGAGCGACCTCAAAGGACACCACAGCGTGTCATCTGTGTGGCAGCAGGCACAGCCACAACACAAGTATGAGGACCCTTCCCATCAAAAACAGCTTCCCTTGAGCCCAGACTGCACCAGAAGCCAGTACAGCACCAATAGCACCCAAAGCTCTCAGAATGGGAAGAACGAAGCAGCCAAACAGCGCTGCTCAGTGCTAGAGAAGGTCAGCAAGATAGAGCAGCTCGCACAGGAGAATCAGCGAATACAGAGCATGGGCAGCAGCGGCTACAACCCCAGCTTCGTCTACAGACGGCTAAGCCAGTCTTCAAGTGGGAGGAGCTCATACACCAGCATTGATGACATTCGCAGCAGGTTGAACTTCCCAGAGGGGCCAAGCACAATTAGGCAGCATGCTTCCCCACAGAATTACGTTAGGGAAGTGAAGAGCACAAGTGGATCAGAAGAGCtgaggcagcagcagcaacagacaGTGTCAGCCCATCAGCGAAGGAAGAGCGAGTACTATTCCCTGCATATTCAGAATGAGCCACAGAGTATGATGACCCAGCTACACAGGAGCAAGAGCACTTTGCAGCTGAGCAGTGAGGATGAATGCAAGGAGAACAAGTGGAGGGATGACTTTTCAGCCCCCCACCACGACAAGACATTCAACAGGGCCTACAGGAACAGCATCAAAGACGCCCAGTCCAAGGTTCTCAGAGCAACCTCCTTCAGACGCAAAGACTTGGAAATCAGCCCGTCCCAGCTAAACAAGCACAGGTCTGTGGACAGAACTACCTCCAATCAGACTGTGAGCAGCACTCCCAGGACTAGTGTGGTGTCACCTCACGCCCCCAAGGAAAGGCACATCATCACTCCTGAGGAGGACAGCAGCAGTCTAGCACCAGAACTCCCCAGCGTCCCCCCAGTAGCGCACCAGATTCCTCGCATCGGGGGACGTAAACGACTCACAGCAGAGCAGAAAAAAAGATCTTATTCAGAGCCTGAGAAGATGAACGAGGTAGGGGTGTCGGACAGTGACTCCTTGCCTTTCCCCACACAAAGGAAGAGCATCCATCAGTTGCTTTTCCCAGAGGCGAGCGTGGCAGACCGCAGGAGAATCTTTGAGAGAGAAGGCAGAACACACTCCACCTCTACTGCAGCCAGCCTGTCCCGGCCTGAGCTAAAGCAGCTGCAGCAGAGCGCGCTGGCCGACTACATCAAGCGCAAGATGGGACGACGACCATCTGGCAGGGAGCACCCCCAGAGCTCCTACCTTCAATCTATAAACTCCGACTCCTCCCAAAGCCTGTCATCAGCCTCCAGCTTGAGCTCTCTGCAGGACCAGAGCTATTACCGACTGCAGCCCACCAACAAGCAACCAGAAACAGGTAGAGTCTCTTCCACCTTGCCCCCTGGCCTCCTGGGCTGTTCTGACTTGGTTGGGAACCAGTCGAGACACTCTTCTTGCAGTAGCTCTGTGTCCAGTCACCACAATGGCAAGTGGCAGCAGGGATACTACAGCTCAGAAATGGAGCTGAGCACAGCAGTCTCCACACCGCAGGACCCCAGCAGACACCCTAGACTGTCCCACTACACACACCAGACACAGAAGCAGCCTTTCAAGAGGGGGTCCCCGGCTAGCAATTCAGGGAAGTGTGCCTCTGCCGAAGACCTACTGGAGCGCTCAGAGAACCAGACTGTTGCCATCCACGTACGTTGCAGATCATCTCCTTCAGCTGAGAAGCTAAGTCAG GACTTTGCCATGGGAGTAAACAAGCTGTTTGGTGGCTCAGTGAAAGATCCGCTTTCTTCAGCTGGCAGTGGAAACAG acgTCCAGAGAACGAAGACAGAGAAATTATCCAAAGGTTAGTTTCATCATCTCACCCTGCCACCAGCTATGGGGTCGAGCACAACCCCCAGCTTCTGAGCAGCACGTCTGTGTGGAAGGAGAGACACAGGCAAACAGACTCCCAGAGACCCAGTAGCACTTCAAGCCTGGCATCGCCAGCCCCTGTCACTGTGCAGACTCCTCACCACAGTTCAAGGTCAGAATCAGTAGAGCGCACAAAGCCACCAATCCCCCTGGGTCACATCCACAGCCAAGCTCTAACTAAAATGCAGGGCACAGCGCCAAACCCAGGTACTGGGCTAATCAGCAGCAGCAACGACAGCACAACAAACACAGTCCAGGCCAGCTTGAGGAGACAGAGCTCCCCTGAGAACAATGCTTCAGAAGAAATCCTGGAAGACCAGCAGAGGAAAGCCAGGCGCCCTCAGAGACCTCCACCTCCCAAGATAAAGTGGGTGAACTCATTCAGCGAAGAAGACAGTCTATCCTTCCCCAGAGACGAGCTCCAAAGACCCATCGATGCCACAGACCAGTACAGCTCTTCCTCTGAGACAGAGACCCTGACTGCAAGCCCCAGTCCCTCCACCCAGCAGCGAGACACTCTCTGGTCCCTGCGGATTTCACGGCTCCTGTCCTCATCCTCCTCCTACTCCCTTCAGGACGATGATGAGGTGTTCATTTCAGACCCCgtgccacctccaccacctccactggaGCTCCATGCGGTGCTGGACAATACAGATGACTTCCCTCCCCCACCTGTACTGCTAGCATTCACCCATGATCAAGCATGTGATGTTTTCCACTCTGTTCCTGAACCACAGCCTACAAAAAG CAGGAAAAGCTTTTCTGAAAACGTGGCAAGCCAGGCCAGGTCGTCATCTGCGGGGGAAGAGAGAAGATTGTCCTCGACACATATCCTACCTGAAAGCTCATTCTCGTCCAGCACACCAAACCAGGGCCTTGCCTCGTCAACACACAAAGGATCGCCCATAGCGCTGGAGAACGATGGAAGTCTGAGTGTGGACGAGCCCTGGGAAAGGGAGGAGGCTCTGGGCTGTTCTGAAGGTCACCTTGAGGCTCTGGAGGCAGACCACCCCTGCCTGAAGGAGCAAGAGAAGTCTGCAGAGGACATTAAGTCTGAGGAACTGGCCAAGGAGATCATCACCAAGGACACGTCTCTAGCTTGCATCCTGGATCCCAGCTCCAAACTGAAGACCACCATGGACCTGATGGAGGGGATCTTCCCCAAAGCCAACATCGTGCTGAAGCAGAACCAACTGCAGAGGAACAAGAAGAGACTGACTAGCAGAGCCTCTTCACAGGAGGACAA gagAGAAGACAAGGAAGGAGCTGCAACCTTACTGACCTGCTCAACGCACTACAGCACATCCAGCCCCAAAGCAGAGCTACTGAATAAAATGAAGACCCTGGAGACAGACCTGGATGAGGAGGAGGCACAGAGTGATGTTAATGAGAAGAAG TTGGAGCTGGTGAACAGCATCACCCACAAGCTGGAGGCGCTGCACAGTGCGAAGGAGAGCCTGCTGGCTGACGTGAAGCAGAACAACTCCCTAGGAGAGGAGGTGGAGGCCCTCATCAAGGGGCTGTGCAAACCCAACGAGTTTGACAAGTACAAGATGTTCATCGGGGACCTGGACAAGATCGTCAACCTGCTGCTGTCCCTGTCGGGGCGCCTGGCACGAGTGGAAAACGCCCTGAGCAATTTGGACGAGGAGGCCAGCCTTGACGAGCGG ACCTCGCTGAAGGagaagcagaagctgctgtgggGCCAGCACGAGGACGCGCGGGAGCTGAAGGAGAACCTGGACCGGCGGGAACGGACGGTGCTGGAAATCCTGGGGCACTACCTGAGCAGCGAGCAGCTGCAGGACTACCAGCACTTCGCCAAGATGAAGTCTGCCCTCATCATCGAGCAGCGCAAGCTTGACGACAAGGTCAAGCTGGGGGAGGAGCAGCTCGAGTGTCTGATGGCCAGCCTGCCGCCAGGCTTGGTGCCCAAGGTGGGGACGCCCACCGCCTCGTCCCCGGCCTGCAGCAGGAGAACCTCGTCCACCAGTCTACCCCCTCCACTCATCACCTCGCTTTAA